One Spinacia oleracea cultivar Varoflay chromosome 4, BTI_SOV_V1, whole genome shotgun sequence DNA segment encodes these proteins:
- the LOC130472407 gene encoding uncharacterized mitochondrial protein AtMg00240-like has product MKEPEAYRRLVGRLVYLVVTLPDLAYSVYILSQFMQEPRVDHWDATLRVVRYLKGTPGQGILLRADSNLTLQGWCDSDWAVCPITRRSLTEAEYRSMAAITCELKWLKGLLLSLGVHHPKVIPLFCDS; this is encoded by the exons ATGAAGGAGCCTGAGGCTTACCGCCGGCTTGTAGGCCGCCTGGTCTATTTAGTTGTGACTCTTCCGGACCTTGCTTATTCGGTCTATATCTTATCACAATTCATGCAGGAGCCTCGAGTTGACCATTGGGATGCAACATTGAGAGTTGTTCGGTACTTGAAGGGTACACCAGGACAGGGTATCCTATTACGTGCTGACAGTAATTTAACTTTGCAAGGATGGTGCGACTCAGATTGGGCAGTGTGTCCCATCACTCGTCGTTCTTTAACAG AGGCAGAATATCGCTCCATGGCCGCGATTACATGTGaattaaaatggttaaaggGATTGTTGTTGAGTTTAGGAGTTCATCATCCTAAAGTTATTCCATTATTTTGTGACAGTTAG